One region of Triticum aestivum cultivar Chinese Spring chromosome 6B, IWGSC CS RefSeq v2.1, whole genome shotgun sequence genomic DNA includes:
- the LOC123135768 gene encoding histone H4, with protein sequence MSGRGKGGKGLGKGGAKRHRKVLRDNIQGITKPAIRRLARRGGVKRISGLIYEETRGVLKIFLENVIRDAVTYTEHARRKTVTAMDVVYALKRQGRTLYGFGG encoded by the coding sequence ATGTCGGGCCGCGGCAAGGGAGGGAAGGGGCTGGGCAAGGGCGGCGCCAAGCGCCACCGGAAGGTGCTGCGGGACAACATCCAGGGCATCACCAAGCCGGCCATCCGCCGTCTGGCTCGGCGTGGCGGCGTGAAGCGCATCTCGgggctcatctacgaggagacccgTGGCGTGCTCAAGATCTTCCTGGAGAACGTCATCCGCGACGCCGTCACCTACACGGAGCACGCCCGCCGCAAGACCGTCACCGCCATGGACGTCGTCTACGCCCTCAAGCGACAGGGCCGCACCCTCTACGGATTCGGCGGCTAG